A region of Paractinoplanes abujensis DNA encodes the following proteins:
- a CDS encoding GNAT family N-acetyltransferase, giving the protein MTFTLVTRFAVDDAELSELHARAFDGDPAVVTPWASRLARHALTWIGAFAGERLIGFVQVCWDGGAHAFLLDTAVDPACQDSGVGTALVSAAVAETRAAGCAWLHVDFEPRLRHFYLDRCGFRPSEAGLIRL; this is encoded by the coding sequence ATGACCTTCACGCTGGTGACCCGGTTCGCGGTCGACGACGCCGAACTGAGCGAACTGCACGCGCGGGCGTTCGACGGCGACCCGGCCGTCGTGACCCCGTGGGCGAGTCGCCTGGCCCGGCACGCGCTGACCTGGATCGGCGCCTTCGCCGGCGAACGCCTGATCGGCTTCGTCCAGGTCTGCTGGGACGGCGGCGCCCACGCGTTCCTGCTCGACACCGCCGTCGACCCGGCCTGTCAAGACAGCGGCGTCGGGACGGCGCTGGTGTCAGCCGCCGTCGCCGAGACGCGAGCCGCCGGCTGCGCCTGGCTGCACGTCGACTTCGAGCCCCGTCTCCGGCACTTCTACCTGGACCGGTGCGGCTTCCGCCCGTCCGAGGCAGGCCTGATCCGGCTCTGA
- the chvE gene encoding multiple monosaccharide ABC transporter substrate-binding protein, whose amino-acid sequence MRMSRMGAVLSATVLAASLAACGSSEKTVDQQAAPGDNTGALIGVTMPTRSSERWISDGDNLKKQLEALGYKVDLQYAEDKIPTQTQQLDNQITKGAKLLIIASIDGTAITTQLENAKAANIPVIAYDRLIRESPNVDYYATFDNFKVGVQQATSLLTGLKVLKPDGSAGDAKGPFNIELFAGSPDDNNATFFFNGAMSVLKPKIDDGTLVVKSKQTDFKTVAILRWQAKRAQDRMEDLLTSTYRTGSKVDGVLSPYDGLSIGILSALKSNGYGTAAQPWPIVTGQDAEQASVKSILRGEQYSTIYKDTRELAKTTVTMADAVLKGQTPQTNNTTDYDNGKKVVPSMLLESVIVDKSNYKKELVDSGYYTESQLK is encoded by the coding sequence ATGAGAATGTCCAGGATGGGCGCGGTGCTCAGCGCCACCGTGCTCGCCGCCTCCCTGGCCGCATGTGGTTCAAGCGAGAAAACTGTCGACCAGCAAGCCGCCCCGGGCGACAACACGGGCGCCCTGATCGGTGTCACCATGCCCACCCGCTCCAGCGAGCGGTGGATCAGCGACGGTGACAACCTCAAGAAGCAGCTCGAGGCGCTCGGCTACAAGGTCGACCTGCAGTACGCCGAGGACAAGATCCCGACGCAGACGCAGCAGCTCGACAACCAGATCACCAAGGGCGCCAAGCTGCTGATCATCGCCTCGATCGACGGCACCGCCATCACCACGCAGCTCGAGAACGCGAAGGCTGCCAACATCCCGGTCATCGCGTACGACCGGCTCATCCGCGAGAGCCCGAACGTGGACTACTACGCCACGTTCGACAACTTCAAGGTCGGCGTCCAGCAGGCGACGTCGCTGCTCACCGGGCTCAAGGTGCTCAAGCCGGACGGCTCGGCGGGTGACGCCAAGGGCCCGTTCAACATCGAGCTGTTCGCGGGCTCGCCCGACGACAACAACGCCACGTTCTTCTTCAACGGCGCGATGAGCGTGCTCAAGCCCAAGATCGACGACGGCACGCTGGTCGTGAAGAGCAAGCAGACCGACTTCAAGACCGTCGCGATCCTGCGCTGGCAGGCCAAGCGGGCGCAGGACCGGATGGAAGACCTGCTGACGTCCACTTATCGCACCGGTTCCAAGGTCGACGGGGTCCTTTCCCCGTACGACGGTCTCTCGATCGGTATTTTGTCGGCGCTCAAGAGCAACGGCTACGGCACCGCGGCGCAGCCCTGGCCGATCGTCACCGGGCAGGACGCCGAGCAGGCCTCGGTCAAGTCGATCCTGCGCGGCGAGCAGTACTCGACGATCTACAAGGACACCCGCGAGCTGGCCAAGACCACCGTCACGATGGCCGACGCCGTGCTCAAGGGGCAGACGCCGCAGACGAACAACACGACCGACTACGACAACGGCAAGAAGGTCGTCCCGTCGATGCTGCTCGAGTCGGTCATCGTCGACAAGAGCAACTACAAGAAGGAACTCGTCGACTCCGGCTACTACACCGAGTCCCAGCTCAAGTGA
- the mmsA gene encoding multiple monosaccharide ABC transporter ATP-binding protein, whose protein sequence is MSDSILRMRGISKTFPGVRALDDVNLEVLRGEIHAICGENGAGKSTLMKVLSGVYPHGDYTGTIEFDGQEGRFAGIRDSEHRGIVIIHQELALAPNLSIAENIFLGNEQSRRGLIDWNRTNAAAADLMRRVGLRENPVTQVLDLGVGKQQLVEIAKALSKRVQLLILDEPTAALNDEDSAHLLGLLRGLRDEGITCVIISHKLNEVLEIADRVTILRDGKTITTLDAAGLTEDRIISGMVGRDLDHRFPPHEPRIGEEVLRVENWTVHSPTQHGRLLVSGANLSVRRGEIVGLAGLMGAGRTELAMSIFGRSYGTGISGRIFKDGREIRLRSVREAIDHGIAYATEDRKRYGLNLIEDIKRNVSAAGLGKLARRGWVDDNEEYKVAESYRKSLNIKAPSVSSVTGKLSGGNQQKVVLSKWIFTDPDVLILDEPTRGIDVGAKYEIYTIINRLADEGKAVLLISSELPELLGLCDRIYTLSAGRITGEVPRAEATQEGLMTLMTGEAPR, encoded by the coding sequence ATGTCGGATTCCATCCTGCGCATGCGGGGCATCTCCAAGACCTTCCCGGGCGTACGGGCCCTGGACGACGTCAATCTGGAGGTGCTCCGCGGCGAGATCCACGCGATCTGCGGGGAGAACGGCGCCGGCAAGAGCACCCTGATGAAGGTGCTCTCCGGCGTCTACCCGCACGGCGATTACACCGGGACGATCGAGTTCGACGGGCAGGAGGGCCGGTTCGCCGGCATCCGCGACAGCGAGCACCGCGGCATCGTGATCATTCATCAGGAGCTGGCGCTCGCGCCCAACCTGTCGATCGCCGAGAACATCTTCCTCGGCAACGAGCAGTCCCGGCGCGGCCTGATCGACTGGAACCGGACGAACGCCGCCGCCGCCGACCTGATGCGCCGGGTCGGCCTGCGCGAGAACCCGGTCACCCAGGTGCTCGACCTCGGCGTCGGCAAGCAGCAGCTCGTCGAGATCGCCAAGGCGCTGTCCAAGCGGGTGCAGCTGCTGATCCTGGACGAGCCGACCGCGGCGCTCAACGACGAGGACTCGGCGCACCTGCTCGGGCTGCTGCGCGGCCTGCGCGACGAGGGCATCACCTGCGTGATCATCTCGCACAAGCTCAACGAGGTGCTGGAGATCGCCGACCGGGTGACCATCCTGCGCGACGGCAAGACGATCACGACGCTCGACGCCGCCGGCCTGACCGAGGACCGCATCATCAGCGGCATGGTCGGCCGCGACCTCGACCACCGTTTCCCGCCGCACGAGCCGCGCATCGGGGAGGAGGTCCTGCGGGTCGAGAACTGGACCGTGCACAGCCCCACCCAGCACGGCCGGCTGCTCGTGTCGGGCGCCAACCTGAGCGTGCGCCGGGGTGAGATCGTCGGGCTGGCCGGGCTGATGGGTGCCGGCCGCACCGAGCTGGCCATGAGCATCTTCGGCCGGTCGTACGGCACCGGGATCAGCGGCCGCATCTTCAAGGACGGCCGGGAGATCCGGCTGCGCTCGGTGCGCGAGGCCATCGACCACGGCATCGCGTACGCCACCGAGGACCGCAAACGGTACGGGCTCAACCTGATCGAGGACATCAAGCGCAACGTCTCCGCGGCCGGGCTGGGCAAGCTGGCCCGGCGGGGCTGGGTCGACGACAACGAGGAGTACAAGGTCGCCGAGTCGTACCGCAAGAGCCTGAACATCAAGGCGCCGAGCGTCTCCAGCGTCACCGGCAAGCTCTCGGGCGGCAACCAGCAGAAGGTCGTGCTGTCCAAGTGGATCTTCACCGATCCCGACGTGCTGATCCTGGACGAGCCCACCCGCGGCATCGACGTCGGCGCCAAGTACGAGATCTACACGATCATCAACCGGCTCGCCGACGAGGGCAAGGCGGTGCTGCTGATCTCCAGCGAGCTGCCCGAGCTGCTCGGGCTGTGCGACCGCATCTACACCCTTTCGGCCGGGCGGATCACCGGTGAGGTGCCGCGGGCCGAGGCCACCCAGGAAGGGCTCATGACCCTCATGACCGGGGAGGCGCCGCGATGA
- the mmsB gene encoding multiple monosaccharide ABC transporter permease — MSIAPSKQREAFSFAPRGPRRFQINLRQSGIYIAFVAIVLLFTILTGGDMLAPQNISNIIVQNSYILILAIGMILVIIAGHIDLSVGSIVAATGAVAAVLMVNHDVPWPLALLITLLVGAAIGAWQGYWVAYFGIPAFIVTLAGMLLFRAVTYNILGNRGIGPFPEEVRTLSNGFTDGYLGNIGLGALGGADLVSLLVGVAAVAGIVVTQWRSRAGRVKFGQAVEPFPLFVLKIALAGFVVMFVIVQLARFRNVPWVLVLLAALVLGYSLLTNRAVFGRQIYAVGGNLQAATLSGVKVKSVVFWIFVNMGVLSALAGIIFAGRLNQANPTGGDQFELDAIAAAFIGGAAVQGGVGKVVGAITGGLIMGVINNGMSLIGAPSEQVLLVKGAVLLAAVAFDVWTKRRAGASR; from the coding sequence ATGAGCATCGCCCCCTCCAAGCAGCGGGAAGCTTTCTCTTTCGCCCCCCGGGGCCCGCGCCGTTTCCAGATCAACCTGCGGCAGAGCGGCATCTACATCGCGTTCGTCGCGATCGTGCTGCTGTTCACGATCCTGACCGGCGGCGACATGCTCGCCCCGCAGAACATCAGCAACATCATCGTCCAGAACTCGTACATCCTCATCCTGGCCATCGGCATGATCCTGGTGATCATCGCGGGGCACATCGACCTGTCGGTGGGCTCGATCGTGGCGGCCACCGGCGCGGTCGCGGCCGTGCTGATGGTCAACCACGACGTCCCGTGGCCGCTGGCGCTGCTGATCACGCTGCTCGTGGGGGCGGCGATCGGCGCGTGGCAGGGCTACTGGGTGGCGTACTTCGGGATCCCGGCGTTCATCGTGACGCTGGCCGGCATGCTGCTGTTCCGCGCGGTCACCTACAACATCCTCGGCAACCGCGGCATCGGGCCCTTCCCGGAAGAGGTCCGCACCCTCTCCAACGGCTTCACCGACGGCTATCTGGGCAACATCGGCCTGGGCGCGCTGGGCGGGGCCGACCTGGTCTCGCTGCTGGTCGGGGTGGCCGCCGTGGCCGGCATCGTGGTCACGCAGTGGCGCTCGCGGGCCGGGCGGGTCAAGTTCGGCCAGGCCGTCGAGCCGTTCCCGCTGTTCGTGCTCAAGATCGCCCTAGCCGGGTTCGTGGTCATGTTCGTGATCGTGCAGCTGGCCCGGTTCCGCAACGTGCCCTGGGTGCTGGTGCTGCTGGCCGCGCTCGTGCTGGGCTACTCGCTGCTGACCAACCGGGCCGTGTTCGGCCGGCAGATCTACGCGGTCGGCGGCAACCTGCAGGCGGCGACGTTGTCCGGCGTCAAGGTCAAGTCCGTCGTGTTCTGGATCTTCGTGAACATGGGGGTGCTGTCGGCGCTCGCGGGCATCATCTTCGCGGGGCGGCTCAATCAGGCCAACCCGACCGGTGGCGACCAGTTCGAGCTGGACGCGATCGCGGCCGCCTTCATCGGGGGCGCGGCCGTGCAGGGCGGTGTGGGCAAGGTGGTCGGCGCGATCACCGGTGGCCTGATCATGGGTGTGATCAACAACGGCATGAGCCTGATCGGCGCCCCCAGCGAGCAGGTGCTGCTGGTGAAGGGGGCGGTGCTGCTGGCGGCCGTCGCCTTCGACGTCTGGACGAAGCGGCGAGCCGGCGCCAGCAGGTAG
- a CDS encoding anthrone oxygenase family protein yields the protein MFALRVTALIAATMTTGLMAGVFGLYQHTVMAGLARTDDRTFIGAFQALDRAIINPWFMTGFAGALLFTAAAAILSPGREILPWVLAALVLYIVVFGITVAVNVPLNDALKAAGSPDSIADLAGVRAAFDEARWTAWNLVRTIATTAAFGCLCWALVVRGRLG from the coding sequence ATGTTCGCACTGAGAGTGACCGCACTGATCGCGGCGACGATGACGACGGGTCTGATGGCCGGCGTGTTCGGCCTCTACCAGCACACGGTGATGGCGGGGCTGGCCCGCACCGACGACCGGACGTTCATCGGTGCGTTCCAGGCCCTGGACCGGGCGATCATCAACCCCTGGTTCATGACCGGCTTCGCCGGCGCCCTGCTGTTCACGGCGGCCGCGGCGATCCTGAGCCCGGGGCGCGAGATCCTGCCCTGGGTGCTCGCGGCGCTGGTGCTCTACATCGTGGTCTTCGGGATCACCGTGGCCGTCAACGTGCCGCTGAACGACGCGCTCAAGGCGGCCGGCTCCCCCGACAGCATCGCCGACCTGGCCGGCGTGCGCGCGGCCTTCGACGAGGCCCGGTGGACGGCTTGGAACCTCGTGCGCACCATCGCCACCACCGCGGCCTTCGGGTGCCTGTGCTGGGCGCTGGTGGTGCGCGGCCGGCTGGGCTGA
- a CDS encoding putative bifunctional diguanylate cyclase/phosphodiesterase, which produces MPAVPRESGAVPRTSRVWLWFLLMGGVAAVAYVVLPPNAFTNWMFPAINTSGAVAAWIGLHRKQPRNKAAWTMLAAALTLSAAGDIIFAGYDLVHAAPPFPSVADVLYIAAHLLAVVAVARLSHHAGRDSVLEAGVLTVPLALQYWIHIISPTLSGGGNGLAVLVAVGTPVGTLIVLFGALRAGLSMEMRRAPARLLVAGMMAWFVADAYYATASLNGTYESGGWMDLGWMLMPLLIGAAALHPQMPQLNVPLHVSTNILSVRRYMLVITGVLLLDAYAAVTVDGADQLVSVAVLVSATLAAIRIRRPLRDMGRRATQDALTGLPNRTELLRRLTFALAELPADGSSKVALLFCDLDRFKDVNDSLGHAAGDRMLVTIAERIVASVRDGRDIVARLGGDEFVILMPEATDADTDVVAERLVTTFTEPIVIDGVELYPSVSVGVRTTDDYKADPDELLRDADTAMYRAKSGGRGRAERFDDRYAAEAGARLKLDTELRHALANGELECFYQPEIDLATGRLYALEALVRWRHPERGLLAPDEFVPHAETVGIIGQLFEQVLAEVLTQQDAWYDAFGWRPPVAVNVSPRQLNASRLVPMVLDALAAHGTPPEALILEVTETGLVDDTVMTGTLAELRRHGVAVAVDDFGTGYSSVSRLAGRHWDALKIDRSFTAGIATDESREGVVRAMIALAHSLKLRAIAEGVEDEATLAKLRELGCDAGQGYLWNRPAGAAATTEMIAASPHWGALPAAV; this is translated from the coding sequence ATGCCCGCAGTGCCGCGCGAATCCGGCGCCGTACCCCGTACGAGCCGGGTTTGGCTGTGGTTCCTGCTGATGGGCGGCGTCGCGGCCGTCGCGTACGTCGTGCTGCCGCCCAACGCGTTCACCAACTGGATGTTCCCCGCGATCAACACCAGCGGCGCGGTGGCCGCGTGGATCGGCCTGCACCGCAAGCAGCCCCGCAACAAGGCCGCCTGGACCATGCTGGCCGCCGCGCTCACGCTGTCGGCGGCCGGGGACATCATCTTCGCCGGCTACGACCTGGTGCACGCCGCCCCGCCCTTCCCGTCGGTGGCCGACGTCCTCTACATCGCCGCGCACCTGCTGGCCGTGGTGGCCGTGGCGCGGCTGAGCCATCACGCCGGCCGGGACAGCGTGCTCGAGGCCGGCGTGCTCACCGTCCCGCTGGCCCTGCAGTACTGGATCCACATCATCAGCCCGACCCTGAGCGGCGGCGGCAACGGCCTGGCCGTCCTGGTCGCCGTGGGCACCCCGGTCGGCACGCTGATCGTGCTGTTCGGCGCGCTGCGGGCGGGTCTGAGCATGGAGATGCGCCGCGCGCCGGCCCGGCTGCTGGTGGCGGGCATGATGGCGTGGTTCGTCGCGGATGCCTACTACGCCACGGCCAGCCTCAACGGAACGTACGAGTCCGGCGGCTGGATGGACCTGGGCTGGATGCTCATGCCGCTGCTGATCGGCGCGGCCGCCCTGCACCCGCAGATGCCGCAGCTCAACGTGCCGCTGCACGTCTCCACCAACATCCTCAGCGTGCGCCGCTACATGCTGGTCATCACGGGCGTGCTGCTGCTGGACGCCTACGCGGCGGTGACCGTGGACGGCGCCGACCAGCTCGTCAGCGTGGCCGTGCTGGTCTCGGCCACGCTGGCCGCGATCCGGATCCGCCGCCCGCTGCGCGACATGGGCCGGCGCGCCACCCAGGACGCGCTGACCGGCCTGCCCAACCGCACCGAGCTGCTCCGCCGCCTCACGTTCGCGCTGGCCGAGCTGCCCGCCGACGGCAGCAGCAAGGTCGCGCTGCTGTTCTGCGACCTCGACCGGTTCAAGGACGTCAACGACAGCCTGGGCCACGCGGCGGGCGACCGGATGCTGGTCACGATCGCCGAGCGGATCGTGGCCTCGGTGCGCGACGGCCGCGACATCGTGGCCCGGCTCGGCGGCGACGAGTTCGTCATCCTGATGCCCGAGGCCACCGACGCCGACACCGACGTCGTGGCCGAGCGCCTGGTCACCACGTTCACCGAGCCGATCGTCATCGACGGCGTCGAGCTCTACCCGTCGGTGTCGGTCGGCGTGCGCACCACCGACGACTACAAGGCCGACCCGGACGAGTTGCTGCGCGACGCCGACACCGCCATGTACCGGGCCAAGAGCGGCGGCCGGGGCCGGGCCGAACGGTTCGACGACCGGTACGCGGCCGAGGCCGGCGCCCGGCTCAAGCTCGACACCGAGCTGCGCCACGCCCTGGCCAACGGCGAGCTGGAATGCTTCTACCAGCCGGAGATCGACCTCGCGACGGGCCGGCTGTACGCGCTGGAGGCCCTCGTACGGTGGCGGCACCCGGAACGTGGCCTGCTGGCGCCGGACGAGTTCGTGCCGCACGCCGAGACCGTCGGCATCATCGGGCAGCTCTTCGAGCAGGTCCTGGCCGAGGTGCTGACCCAGCAGGACGCCTGGTACGACGCGTTCGGCTGGCGCCCGCCGGTGGCCGTCAACGTGTCGCCGCGGCAGCTCAACGCCTCCCGGCTCGTCCCGATGGTGCTCGACGCCCTGGCCGCGCACGGCACCCCGCCGGAGGCACTGATCCTCGAGGTGACCGAGACCGGCCTGGTCGACGACACCGTCATGACGGGTACCCTGGCCGAGCTGCGCCGGCACGGGGTGGCGGTGGCCGTCGACGACTTCGGCACCGGTTATTCGTCGGTGTCACGCCTGGCCGGACGGCACTGGGACGCGCTGAAGATCGACCGCAGTTTCACTGCCGGCATCGCCACCGACGAGTCCCGCGAGGGCGTGGTCCGGGCCATGATCGCCCTGGCCCACTCGCTCAAGCTGCGGGCCATCGCCGAGGGCGTCGAGGACGAGGCGACTTTGGCCAAGCTGCGCGAGCTGGGCTGCGACGCGGGCCAGGGCTACCTCTGGAACCGCCCGGCCGGCGCCGCGGCGACCACCGAGATGATCGCCGCGTCGCCGCACTGGGGAGCCCTGCCGGCCGCCGTCTAG
- a CDS encoding family 16 glycoside hydrolase, producing MKRLFVAALLVGTFTAAPAYAAADPPQEPGVTLRTYDIGLPMSKVCELKPSQTPNVDKLMPTVDWSTTDQFGLNDNFITHALANLTAPAAGAYTFRLVSDDGSKLYIDDALVVDHDGLHDVEPPGEGTAELTAGVHKLRVEHFDKTGGQRLTLSWKTPGASDFEVVPTSALSTDAGVVRVTAPGQKECAEGTDAPGDGLPLTAVNPGYNLTNLRPPGFEPQVTGIAWRPDGKMLISTWGGSDKVLGEVYLVSGTAGTTGPDKVTYKKIAEGLKEPMGLAVVDGLVYVSQKHELTELKDTNSDDVLDTKRTVATWPFGGNFHEFAFGLLYKGGNFYLNLSVSINLGGATTDPQPVRGRGTHIVVNRKSGKVTTVAGGLRTPNGIGWGEGGDIYVTDNQGGWLPSSKLLKIEEDAFYNHYTNPDGKFDANPVTRPVLWIPQNQIGNSPSTPVLLKSGPFKGQFVIGDVTYGGLQRAALETVHGVEQGAIFRHTQGLEAGINRVAIGPDGAIYVGGLGADGNWGQEGKLRFGLQKLTPNGKTVFDMKTMKATQTGFKIEYTKPLNASTIEGLKAKYAVEQWRYVPTAQYGGPEVDRETLAVTDAKVSGDKKTVTLTVPGLRKDRVVHLRSPRPFAAADGETLWSTEAWYTMNEKPGPQTQQVFYEAEEGNREGGASLATDHRGFSGIGFVAGFGNLNASTTNHVTVDKAGDYTVGLRYSNGPNPFSGTKTVSVYVNDKKIRQVSLPSTVTWDEWASVYETLKLKRGVNTIQWRVDASDSGHVNLDQISVRKPSARIVLFDGNGLDNWQHTDGRRPQWPAVAPNATEVCCGDIRTLEAFGDYKLHVEFKVPLLPDDVTGQNRGNSGVYQQERYELQILDSYGDTTLANNEAGAIYTVKAPDVNAATAPETWQKYDITFRAARYDAAGAKTENARITVVWNGQKVHDNIEIPNGTGGNIPEGPATGAIRLQDHGNKVQYRNIWIEPAAS from the coding sequence ATGAAACGTTTGTTCGTGGCCGCCCTGCTCGTCGGGACGTTCACCGCCGCGCCGGCCTACGCCGCCGCCGACCCACCGCAGGAGCCCGGCGTCACGCTCCGGACGTACGACATCGGCCTGCCGATGAGCAAGGTGTGCGAGCTCAAGCCCAGCCAGACCCCCAATGTGGACAAGCTCATGCCCACCGTCGACTGGTCCACCACCGACCAGTTCGGGCTCAACGACAACTTCATCACGCACGCGCTGGCCAACCTGACCGCGCCGGCCGCCGGGGCGTACACCTTCCGGCTGGTCAGCGACGACGGCTCCAAGCTCTACATCGACGACGCGCTCGTGGTCGACCACGACGGGCTGCACGACGTCGAGCCGCCCGGGGAGGGCACGGCCGAGCTGACCGCGGGCGTGCACAAGTTGCGCGTCGAGCACTTCGACAAGACCGGCGGCCAGCGGCTGACCCTGTCGTGGAAGACGCCGGGCGCGAGCGACTTCGAGGTCGTGCCCACGAGCGCGCTGAGCACCGACGCCGGTGTCGTACGGGTGACCGCGCCCGGCCAGAAGGAGTGCGCCGAAGGCACCGACGCGCCCGGCGACGGGCTGCCGCTGACCGCTGTGAACCCCGGCTACAACCTCACGAACCTGCGCCCGCCGGGCTTCGAGCCCCAGGTCACGGGCATCGCGTGGCGCCCCGACGGCAAGATGCTGATCAGCACGTGGGGCGGCTCGGACAAGGTGCTCGGCGAGGTCTACCTGGTCTCCGGCACCGCCGGCACGACCGGGCCGGACAAGGTCACGTACAAGAAGATCGCCGAAGGCCTCAAGGAGCCGATGGGCCTCGCGGTCGTCGACGGGCTGGTCTACGTGTCGCAGAAGCACGAGCTGACCGAGCTCAAGGACACGAACTCCGACGACGTCCTCGACACCAAGCGCACCGTCGCCACGTGGCCGTTCGGCGGCAACTTCCACGAGTTCGCGTTCGGGCTGCTCTACAAGGGTGGCAACTTCTACCTCAACCTGAGCGTCTCGATCAACCTGGGCGGCGCGACGACCGACCCGCAGCCGGTCCGCGGCCGCGGCACGCACATCGTGGTCAACCGCAAGAGCGGCAAGGTCACGACGGTCGCGGGCGGCCTGCGTACGCCCAACGGGATCGGCTGGGGCGAGGGCGGCGACATCTACGTCACCGACAACCAGGGCGGCTGGCTACCGTCGTCGAAGCTGCTGAAGATCGAAGAGGACGCGTTCTACAACCACTACACCAACCCGGACGGCAAGTTCGACGCCAACCCGGTGACCCGGCCGGTGCTGTGGATCCCGCAGAACCAGATCGGCAACTCCCCCAGCACGCCGGTGCTGCTCAAGTCGGGCCCGTTCAAGGGTCAGTTCGTGATCGGCGACGTCACGTACGGCGGTCTGCAGCGGGCCGCGCTGGAGACGGTGCACGGCGTCGAGCAGGGTGCGATCTTCCGGCACACCCAGGGCCTCGAGGCGGGCATCAACCGGGTCGCGATCGGGCCCGACGGCGCGATCTACGTGGGCGGGCTCGGCGCCGACGGCAACTGGGGGCAGGAGGGCAAGCTGCGCTTCGGGCTGCAGAAGCTCACCCCCAACGGCAAGACCGTGTTCGACATGAAGACGATGAAGGCCACCCAGACCGGCTTCAAGATCGAGTACACGAAGCCGCTCAACGCTTCGACGATCGAGGGGCTCAAGGCGAAGTACGCCGTCGAGCAGTGGCGCTACGTGCCGACCGCGCAGTACGGCGGCCCGGAGGTCGACCGGGAGACCCTGGCGGTCACCGACGCGAAGGTCTCCGGTGACAAGAAGACGGTGACCCTGACCGTCCCGGGGCTGCGCAAGGACCGGGTGGTGCACCTGCGCTCCCCGCGCCCCTTCGCGGCCGCCGACGGTGAGACGCTGTGGAGCACCGAGGCCTGGTACACGATGAACGAGAAGCCCGGCCCGCAGACCCAGCAGGTCTTCTACGAGGCCGAGGAGGGCAACCGGGAGGGCGGCGCGTCGCTGGCCACCGACCACCGCGGTTTCTCCGGCATCGGGTTCGTGGCCGGGTTCGGCAACCTCAACGCCTCCACCACCAACCACGTGACCGTCGACAAGGCCGGCGACTACACGGTCGGGCTGCGCTACTCCAACGGGCCCAACCCGTTCAGCGGCACCAAGACGGTCAGCGTCTACGTCAACGACAAGAAGATCCGCCAGGTGTCACTGCCGTCCACGGTCACGTGGGACGAGTGGGCTTCGGTCTACGAGACGCTCAAGCTCAAGAGGGGCGTCAACACCATCCAGTGGCGGGTCGACGCCTCGGACTCCGGGCACGTCAACCTCGACCAGATCAGCGTGCGCAAGCCCAGCGCGCGGATCGTGCTCTTCGACGGCAACGGCCTCGACAACTGGCAGCACACCGACGGCCGGCGCCCGCAGTGGCCCGCTGTCGCCCCGAACGCGACCGAGGTCTGCTGCGGCGACATCCGTACGCTCGAGGCGTTCGGCGACTACAAGCTGCACGTCGAGTTCAAGGTCCCGCTGCTCCCCGACGACGTGACCGGGCAGAACCGGGGTAACAGCGGCGTCTACCAGCAGGAGCGTTACGAGCTGCAGATCCTCGACTCGTACGGGGACACGACGCTCGCCAACAACGAGGCCGGCGCGATCTACACCGTCAAGGCGCCCGACGTGAACGCGGCCACCGCGCCCGAGACATGGCAGAAGTACGACATCACGTTCCGCGCGGCCCGCTACGACGCGGCCGGGGCGAAGACGGAGAACGCCCGCATCACCGTCGTCTGGAACGGTCAGAAGGTGCACGACAACATCGAGATCCCCAACGGCACCGGCGGCAACATCCCGGAGGGCCCGGCCACCGGCGCCATCCGCCTGCAGGATCACGGCAACAAGGTGCAGTACCGCAACATCTGGATCGAACCGGCCGCGAGCTAG